The Acidimicrobiales bacterium genome includes a window with the following:
- a CDS encoding PHP domain-containing protein — MIDLHSHSTCSDGSDSPARVMELAAAAGLGAVALTDHDNVAGLEEAAQRARELGLEFVPGCEVSCAFEPGGMHLLCYFVDRAAGAFNDELARLREDRAGRNVRLLARLAELGMPLDADEVAAQAGSEVVGRPHFAAVLVRRGHAESIEDAFDRYLKKGGVAYVARADAEVEEAIRLTVEAGGVAVLAHPHSLELAAPALDQLVEHLAGVGLGGIECLYGRYLPDERAALAALARRYGLVATGGSDFHGAYKPGLMIGSGLGDLAVPDEVLDELRARRRAIPAA, encoded by the coding sequence GTGATCGACCTGCACAGCCACTCGACCTGTTCGGACGGCTCGGACTCCCCGGCGCGGGTGATGGAGCTCGCCGCCGCCGCCGGGCTCGGTGCGGTGGCCCTCACCGACCACGACAATGTCGCCGGCCTCGAGGAGGCGGCGCAGCGCGCCCGCGAGCTCGGCCTCGAGTTCGTCCCCGGCTGTGAGGTCTCCTGTGCCTTCGAGCCGGGGGGGATGCACCTCCTCTGCTACTTCGTCGACCGCGCCGCCGGAGCCTTCAACGACGAGCTGGCGCGCCTTCGCGAGGACCGGGCCGGCCGCAACGTGCGCCTCCTCGCGCGCCTCGCCGAGCTGGGGATGCCCCTCGACGCGGACGAGGTCGCCGCCCAGGCGGGGAGCGAGGTCGTCGGGCGACCGCACTTCGCCGCCGTGCTCGTCCGCCGCGGCCACGCCGAGAGCATCGAGGACGCCTTCGACCGCTATTTGAAAAAGGGCGGGGTCGCCTACGTGGCGCGCGCCGACGCCGAGGTGGAGGAGGCAATCCGCCTCACCGTCGAGGCCGGTGGGGTGGCGGTCCTCGCCCACCCGCACTCCCTCGAGCTCGCCGCGCCCGCTCTCGACCAGCTCGTCGAGCACCTCGCCGGAGTCGGCCTCGGGGGGATCGAGTGCCTCTACGGCCGCTACCTCCCCGACGAGCGCGCCGCCCTCGCCGCCCTCGCGCGCCGCTACGGCCTCGTCGCGACGGGCGGCTCGGACTTCCACGGCGCCTACAAGCCCGGCCTCATGATCGGCAGCGGGCTCGGTGACCTCGCCGTGCCCGACGAGGTCCTCGACGAGCTGCGCGCCCGGCGGCGGGCGATCCCCGCGGCCTGA
- a CDS encoding putative Ig domain-containing protein: protein MSFPFCRRGRARPGRLFLASLLLAAPAALAPPAGAAPAPLTLTTAGLPGGVVGATYVAVLAASGGTPPYSWSVASGPLPSGLLLTSAGVLAGVPGAAGAAGIAVRVTDASGATTVRNLTFSAVAPPPPPEALFGVSQAGALVVAGSSPLASGPAAPGAPVVGLAATPSGSGVWAATAEGRVLGVGVASLGSVAAARLRGRIVAIAALPDGAGYYLLSSRGHVYAFGVARGHGTVARGARAVGIAVPTNGHGYLVACADGRVFAFGGARNSGGVVRRHRAGAIVGIATLPGGGYLLVSARGRIFRFGAAVTVVLPSPRPTSAVAIAAAPVGRGYYVVAADGSVFAAGSARQLGSLGAAAPLAAVAAAA from the coding sequence TTGAGCTTCCCCTTCTGTCGCCGGGGCCGAGCGCGCCCCGGCAGGCTCTTCCTCGCGTCGCTGCTCCTCGCGGCGCCCGCCGCCCTCGCTCCACCGGCGGGGGCGGCGCCCGCCCCGCTCACCCTCACCACGGCGGGACTCCCGGGCGGGGTCGTCGGCGCGACCTACGTCGCGGTACTCGCCGCCTCGGGGGGCACGCCCCCCTACAGCTGGTCGGTGGCGAGCGGCCCGCTGCCGAGCGGCCTCCTCCTCACCTCGGCCGGGGTCCTCGCCGGCGTCCCCGGCGCCGCCGGAGCCGCGGGGATCGCCGTCCGGGTGACCGACGCGAGCGGCGCGACGACCGTCAGGAACCTCACCTTCAGCGCCGTCGCACCACCGCCGCCCCCCGAGGCGCTGTTCGGCGTGAGCCAGGCGGGGGCGCTCGTGGTCGCCGGCTCCTCGCCGCTCGCGAGCGGCCCCGCGGCACCGGGTGCGCCGGTCGTCGGCCTCGCTGCCACCCCCTCCGGGTCCGGCGTGTGGGCGGCGACGGCGGAGGGCCGGGTGCTCGGCGTCGGGGTGGCGAGCTTGGGCTCGGTCGCCGCGGCGCGCCTTCGCGGGAGGATCGTGGCCATCGCCGCGCTGCCCGACGGCGCCGGCTACTACCTCCTCTCCTCGCGCGGCCACGTCTACGCCTTCGGCGTCGCCCGCGGCCACGGCACCGTCGCGCGAGGGGCGCGGGCGGTCGGCATCGCCGTCCCGACGAACGGCCACGGCTACCTCGTCGCCTGCGCCGACGGCAGGGTCTTCGCCTTCGGCGGCGCGCGCAACAGCGGCGGCGTCGTCCGCCGCCACCGCGCCGGGGCGATCGTCGGCATCGCCACGCTGCCGGGCGGCGGCTACCTGCTCGTCTCGGCGCGGGGACGGATCTTCCGCTTCGGCGCGGCGGTCACCGTCGTCCTCCCGAGCCCTCGACCCACCTCGGCGGTCGCGATCGCCGCCGCGCCCGTCGGTCGCGGCTACTACGTCGTCGCCGCCGACGGGAGCGTCTTCGCGGCGGGGAGTGCGCGCCAGCTCGGGAGCCTCGGCGCCGCCGCGCCGCTCGCCGCCGTCGCCGCCGCGGCGTAG